One Silene latifolia isolate original U9 population chromosome 4, ASM4854445v1, whole genome shotgun sequence DNA segment encodes these proteins:
- the LOC141652238 gene encoding uncharacterized protein LOC141652238, protein MGIIRSGFSVIAGTVFGIYIAQNYNVPNIKKLSDTGMALLKHIEETYRKPKKRGDD, encoded by the coding sequence ATGGGTATTATTAGATCAGGGTTCTCGGTGATAGCAGGAACAGTATTTGGGATATATATAGCCCAAAATTACAACGTTCCAAACATAAAGAAATTGTCAGATACTGGTATGGCTTTGCTTAAACACATTGAAGAAACTTATCGCAAACCCAAGAAACGAGGCGATGATTAA